In Actinomyces radicidentis, one genomic interval encodes:
- a CDS encoding iron chelate uptake ABC transporter family permease subunit encodes MSTTTATSSAAATTPGSADALVSGARQAPARERRSGAFPTARARRRWWLVYLAVTAAALACAAGLLAWDNPMEPGTRAFWLIARRRADSVVAMTVVAVCQAMATVAFQTVTANRLLTPSIMGFESLYRAIHTTTVYLLGVTGLTAARTLTTFVGQVIAMVGLSLVLYSWLLTSRRASVHAMLLIGVVIGTGLGSVSTFMQRLLTPSEFDVLTARLFGSVNNADSEYYPVALPLVVGATALLALASRRLNVLALGRDAATGLGVDHRRWSVAVLMLVSVLMAVSTALVGPMTFLGFLVATLAYQASDTYDHRHLFPMAVSLALLVLTGSYFLMKHVFGAQGVVSIIIELVGGATFLVVVLRKGRL; translated from the coding sequence ATGAGCACGACGACGGCGACCTCCTCCGCGGCCGCGACGACGCCCGGGTCCGCGGACGCCCTCGTCTCGGGCGCCCGGCAGGCGCCGGCCCGCGAGCGGCGCTCCGGGGCCTTCCCGACGGCGCGCGCCCGGCGCCGCTGGTGGCTCGTCTACCTCGCGGTCACCGCGGCGGCCCTGGCGTGCGCGGCCGGGCTGCTGGCCTGGGACAACCCCATGGAGCCGGGCACACGCGCCTTCTGGCTCATCGCCCGGCGCCGCGCCGACTCCGTCGTCGCCATGACGGTCGTGGCCGTGTGCCAGGCGATGGCGACCGTCGCCTTCCAGACGGTGACGGCCAACCGCCTGCTCACGCCGTCGATCATGGGCTTCGAGTCGCTCTACCGGGCGATCCACACGACGACCGTCTACCTCCTGGGCGTCACGGGGCTCACCGCGGCGCGCACGCTCACGACCTTCGTCGGCCAGGTCATCGCGATGGTCGGCCTCTCGCTCGTCCTGTACTCCTGGCTGCTCACGAGCCGGAGGGCGAGCGTCCACGCGATGCTGCTCATCGGCGTCGTCATCGGGACGGGGCTCGGCAGCGTGTCGACCTTCATGCAGCGCCTGCTCACACCGAGCGAGTTCGACGTGCTCACCGCGCGGCTGTTCGGCTCGGTCAACAACGCCGACTCGGAGTACTACCCGGTGGCGCTGCCGCTGGTCGTCGGCGCGACGGCGCTGCTCGCGCTGGCCTCGCGGCGCCTCAACGTGCTGGCCCTCGGCCGGGACGCCGCGACGGGCCTGGGCGTCGACCACCGCCGCTGGTCGGTGGCGGTCCTCATGCTCGTCTCGGTCCTCATGGCGGTCTCGACGGCGCTCGTCGGGCCGATGACCTTCCTGGGCTTCCTCGTGGCGACCCTGGCGTACCAGGCGAGCGACACCTACGACCACCGCCACCTCTTCCCCATGGCCGTCAGCCTCGCGCTGCTCGTCCTCACGGGGTCGTACTTCCTCATGAAGCACGTCTTCGGCGCCCAGGGCGTCGTCTCCATCATCATCGAGCTCGTCGGCGGCGCGACCTTCCTCGTCGTCGTCCTGCGGAAGGGACGCCTGTGA
- a CDS encoding ABC transporter permease — protein sequence MVGTGVVLALLGASLATGEYSILSHGDGARMFLAVRVPRTIALVLAGAAMAMCGLVMQLITQNRFVEPTTTGTTEWAGLGLLAVMIVAPGTSVLGRMVVAVVFAFVGTMVFFALLRRVSLRSSLLVPLIGIMLGSVVSAVSTFLALETDTLQSLGTWFQGSFTSVYRGQYEVLWIVLAVVAGVFAMADRLTVAGLGQDVATSVGVDYERVVLAATALVAVATGVVTVVVGSLPFLGLIVPNLVSMLRGDELRSNLPWVCLAGTGLVTACDLLARTIISPFEVPVSVVLGIVGAVVFVALILRRTGRSS from the coding sequence GTGGTCGGGACCGGCGTCGTCCTCGCGCTGCTCGGAGCGAGCCTCGCCACCGGCGAGTACTCGATCCTGTCCCACGGCGACGGCGCGCGGATGTTCCTCGCCGTGCGCGTCCCGCGCACCATCGCCCTCGTCCTGGCCGGCGCCGCGATGGCCATGTGCGGCCTCGTCATGCAGCTCATCACTCAGAACCGCTTCGTCGAGCCCACGACGACCGGCACGACCGAGTGGGCGGGCCTGGGACTGCTGGCCGTCATGATCGTCGCGCCGGGCACGAGCGTGCTGGGCCGGATGGTCGTCGCCGTCGTCTTCGCCTTCGTCGGCACCATGGTCTTCTTCGCGCTGCTGCGCCGGGTCTCGCTGCGCTCCTCCCTGCTCGTGCCGCTCATCGGCATCATGCTCGGCTCGGTGGTGAGCGCCGTGTCGACCTTCCTCGCCCTGGAGACGGACACGCTGCAGTCGCTCGGCACGTGGTTCCAGGGCTCCTTCACGAGCGTGTACCGCGGCCAGTACGAGGTCCTGTGGATCGTCCTCGCGGTCGTCGCCGGGGTCTTCGCCATGGCGGACCGCCTCACGGTGGCGGGCCTGGGGCAGGACGTGGCGACGAGCGTCGGCGTCGACTACGAGCGGGTCGTCCTCGCGGCGACGGCGCTCGTGGCCGTCGCGACGGGCGTCGTCACCGTCGTCGTCGGCTCCCTGCCCTTCCTCGGGCTCATCGTCCCCAACCTCGTCTCGATGCTGCGCGGCGACGAACTACGCTCCAACCTGCCGTGGGTGTGCCTGGCCGGGACCGGGCTCGTCACCGCCTGCGACCTGCTGGCACGCACCATCATCTCGCCCTTCGAGGTGCCGGTCTCCGTCGTCCTGGGCATCGTCGGCGCCGTCGTCTTCGTGGCGCTCATCCTGCGCCGCACCGGGAGGTCCTCATGA
- a CDS encoding siderophore ABC transporter substrate-binding protein, giving the protein MSRKIPAMLSLALTASLALTACSAGSGTSADATGAAGSTTAASAAQTAGTVTIKANNGTVEVTTPVKAAAVLDNRSFEVLADWGVPVVAVPKGLIPSTVTAYDVDDVVDVGNHREPDLEALVAAKPDLIVSGQRFSQYDEDIAALTEGTPLVDLEPRDGEPLDAELERHTTALGEIFGKQDEAAALVADFNKALDRAKAAYDGTSTVMAVNVSGGEIGYVAPTVGRTYGPVFDLLGLKPALEVEGASSNHEGDDVSVEAIAESNPAWILVLDRDGAISADKADYKPAKDVLESNTALSDVTALRKGQVVYAPADTYTNESIITYTEILNDIADAFEGASGSTDGASAPATASEKA; this is encoded by the coding sequence ATGTCCCGCAAGATCCCTGCGATGCTCTCGCTCGCCCTCACGGCCTCCCTGGCCCTCACCGCCTGCTCCGCCGGCTCGGGCACGAGCGCCGACGCCACCGGCGCCGCCGGCTCCACCACCGCCGCGAGCGCCGCCCAGACCGCCGGCACCGTCACGATCAAGGCCAACAACGGCACCGTCGAGGTCACGACGCCGGTCAAGGCGGCCGCCGTCCTCGACAACCGATCCTTCGAGGTCCTCGCCGACTGGGGCGTGCCCGTCGTCGCCGTCCCCAAGGGCCTCATCCCCTCCACCGTGACCGCCTACGACGTCGACGACGTCGTCGACGTCGGCAACCACCGCGAGCCCGACCTCGAGGCCCTCGTCGCCGCCAAGCCGGACCTCATCGTCTCCGGCCAGCGCTTCAGCCAGTACGACGAGGACATCGCGGCCCTCACCGAGGGCACGCCCCTGGTGGACCTCGAGCCGCGCGACGGCGAGCCGCTGGACGCCGAGCTCGAGCGCCACACGACCGCCCTCGGAGAGATCTTCGGCAAGCAGGACGAGGCCGCCGCCCTCGTCGCCGACTTCAACAAGGCCCTCGACCGCGCCAAGGCCGCCTACGACGGGACCTCCACCGTCATGGCCGTCAACGTCTCCGGCGGCGAGATCGGCTACGTCGCCCCGACCGTCGGCCGCACCTACGGGCCGGTCTTCGACCTCCTCGGCCTCAAGCCCGCGCTCGAGGTGGAGGGAGCCTCCTCCAACCACGAGGGCGACGACGTCTCCGTCGAGGCCATCGCCGAGTCGAACCCCGCCTGGATCCTCGTCCTGGACCGCGACGGCGCCATCTCCGCCGACAAGGCGGACTACAAGCCCGCCAAGGACGTCCTCGAGTCCAACACCGCACTGAGCGACGTCACCGCCCTGCGCAAGGGCCAGGTCGTCTACGCCCCGGCGGACACGTACACGAACGAGTCGATCATCACCTACACGGAGATCCTCAACGACATCGCCGACGCCTTCGAGGGCGCCTCCGGCTCCACCGACGGCGCCTCCGCGCCCGCGACGGCCTCCGAGAAGGCCTGA
- the tkt gene encoding transketolase, whose product MSNETFELSEKDLKAINISKALAADAVEKTGNGHPGTPISLAGVAYLLYQYEMTGDPSDELWLGRDRFVLSAGHASLLQYVQLTLAGYGLEVSDLAELRQWGSLTPGHPEYHHTKGVETTTGPLGAGVSNAVGMAMAARREHGLLDPKAAPGESVFDHYVYTVLGDGCMQEGVAAEAASLAGTQQLGNLIAIYDDNDISIEGSTDISFTEDPSARFEAYGWHVQDVDWTTGGEYEEDYAALHAALEAARAETTRPSLIRLHTIIAWPAPTKQGSESSHGAKLGADEVAGLKKALGLDPEKSFDVPEEILAYTRRHAAERAEAAHGDWDARFGAWKAGNPAGAELLDRVQEERLPEGLADALPTWEPGESIATRAASGKVLDALAPVVPELWGGSADLASSNNTSMKGEPSFLPESLAQKEGDGPFGRTIHFGIREHAMGGILNGISLNSITRAYGGTFLVFADYMRAAVRLAAIMEAPSTFVWTHDSIGVGEDGPTHQPIEHLASLRAIPGLDVVRPGDANETAAAWHEILKRHHTPAGLVLSRQNLTVNTTAEQAAKGVAKGAYVLAEATGADGAEVAPQLVLIATGSEVDVAVRAREILQDQGTPTRVVSAPCLEWFAEQDTAYREAVLPRDVVKVSVEAGIAMCWHQYVGDSGACVSIEHFGASAPGARLFEEFGFTGEHVAEVASQALAAARA is encoded by the coding sequence ATGAGCAACGAGACCTTCGAGCTGTCCGAGAAGGACCTCAAGGCGATCAACATCTCCAAGGCGCTGGCGGCCGACGCCGTCGAGAAGACCGGCAACGGCCACCCCGGCACCCCGATCTCCCTGGCCGGAGTCGCCTACCTCCTCTACCAGTACGAGATGACGGGCGACCCCTCCGACGAGCTCTGGCTGGGACGCGACCGCTTCGTCCTCTCCGCTGGGCACGCCTCGCTCCTCCAGTACGTCCAGCTGACGCTCGCCGGCTATGGCCTCGAGGTGAGCGACCTCGCGGAGCTGCGCCAGTGGGGCTCACTGACCCCCGGCCACCCGGAGTACCACCACACCAAGGGTGTCGAGACGACGACCGGTCCGCTCGGCGCGGGCGTGTCCAACGCGGTCGGCATGGCGATGGCGGCGCGCCGCGAGCACGGCCTCCTCGATCCGAAGGCGGCTCCCGGCGAGTCCGTCTTCGACCACTACGTCTACACCGTGCTCGGAGACGGCTGCATGCAGGAGGGCGTCGCCGCGGAGGCCGCATCCCTCGCCGGCACCCAGCAGCTCGGCAACCTCATCGCCATCTACGACGACAACGACATCTCCATCGAGGGCAGCACGGACATCTCCTTCACGGAGGACCCCTCGGCCCGCTTCGAGGCCTACGGCTGGCACGTCCAGGACGTCGACTGGACCACCGGAGGCGAGTACGAGGAGGACTACGCCGCCCTCCACGCCGCTCTCGAGGCCGCCCGCGCGGAGACCACGCGGCCCTCGCTCATCCGCCTGCACACGATCATCGCGTGGCCCGCCCCCACCAAGCAGGGTTCCGAGTCCTCGCACGGCGCCAAGCTCGGCGCCGACGAGGTCGCCGGCCTGAAGAAGGCACTCGGCCTGGACCCGGAGAAGAGCTTCGACGTCCCCGAGGAGATCCTGGCCTACACGCGCCGGCACGCTGCCGAGCGCGCCGAAGCCGCCCACGGGGACTGGGACGCCCGCTTCGGCGCCTGGAAGGCGGGCAACCCGGCGGGCGCCGAGCTCCTCGACCGCGTCCAGGAGGAGCGGCTCCCCGAGGGCCTCGCGGACGCCCTGCCCACGTGGGAGCCCGGCGAGTCGATCGCCACGCGCGCCGCCTCCGGGAAGGTCCTGGACGCCCTGGCTCCGGTCGTCCCGGAGCTGTGGGGCGGCTCGGCGGACCTCGCCAGCTCCAACAACACCTCGATGAAGGGCGAGCCGAGCTTCCTGCCCGAGTCACTCGCCCAGAAGGAGGGTGACGGCCCCTTCGGCCGCACCATCCACTTCGGCATCCGCGAGCACGCGATGGGGGGCATCCTCAACGGCATCAGCCTGAACTCCATCACGCGCGCCTACGGTGGCACCTTCCTCGTCTTCGCCGACTATATGCGCGCCGCGGTCCGCCTCGCGGCGATCATGGAGGCGCCCTCGACCTTCGTGTGGACGCACGACTCCATCGGTGTCGGCGAGGACGGTCCGACCCACCAGCCGATCGAGCACCTCGCCTCCTTGCGCGCCATCCCCGGTCTCGACGTCGTGCGCCCCGGCGACGCCAACGAGACCGCCGCCGCGTGGCACGAGATCCTCAAGCGGCACCACACCCCCGCCGGGCTCGTTCTGTCCCGTCAGAACCTCACCGTCAACACGACCGCCGAGCAGGCCGCGAAGGGCGTCGCCAAGGGCGCCTACGTCCTCGCCGAGGCGACCGGCGCCGACGGCGCGGAGGTCGCACCCCAGCTCGTCCTCATCGCCACGGGCTCCGAGGTCGACGTCGCCGTCAGGGCCCGCGAGATCCTCCAGGACCAGGGCACGCCGACCCGGGTCGTCTCCGCCCCGTGCCTCGAGTGGTTCGCGGAGCAGGACACCGCCTACCGCGAGGCCGTGCTGCCCCGTGACGTCGTCAAGGTCTCCGTCGAGGCCGGTATCGCGATGTGCTGGCACCAGTACGTCGGCGACTCGGGCGCCTGCGTCTCCATCGAGCACTTCGGCGCCTCGGCCCCGGGCGCGCGGCTCTTCGAGGAGTTCGGCTTCACCGGCGAGCACGTCGCCGAGGTCGCCTCGCAGGCCCTCGCCGCCGCGCGCGCCTGA
- a CDS encoding aldose epimerase, which produces MINGELIDLRAGDYEARVATAGATLVHLRRAGRDLVVPFDAETSLPCGWQGRALVPWPNRVKDSRYTYGGEEYLLPCNEPETGSALHGLVGWSDFQVASDTAAEDGTDEPEGDAPDDARQPLSEVALELSLPASYGYPWALEVSVRFALDAVTGLTVTTTTTNVGAAVAAPHVPGAPEDDGGQLPAPYGVSAHPYLTRSVPLDECVLTVPAATVLDADPESMAPAGRRPIEGTEWDWREGRPVGETSTDNAYTGLPDGLWEVRLAGGEPGTVVMTAEAPWVQVYTGEHLFRRGVAVEPMTCPPNSFNTGDDLVTLAVGESHSFSYSLREDR; this is translated from the coding sequence ATGATCAACGGAGAGCTCATCGACCTGCGCGCCGGCGACTACGAGGCGCGCGTCGCCACCGCCGGTGCCACCCTCGTCCACCTGCGCCGTGCCGGGCGCGACCTCGTCGTCCCCTTCGACGCCGAGACCTCCCTGCCCTGCGGCTGGCAGGGCCGCGCCCTCGTGCCCTGGCCGAATCGCGTCAAGGACTCCCGCTACACCTACGGGGGCGAGGAGTACCTCCTGCCCTGCAACGAGCCGGAGACCGGCTCCGCGCTCCATGGCCTCGTCGGATGGTCCGACTTCCAGGTCGCCAGCGACACCGCCGCCGAGGACGGCACGGACGAGCCCGAAGGCGACGCACCCGACGACGCGCGCCAGCCTCTGAGCGAGGTCGCCCTCGAACTGAGCCTGCCGGCCTCCTACGGCTACCCGTGGGCGCTCGAGGTCTCCGTCCGCTTCGCGCTCGACGCCGTCACCGGCCTCACCGTGACCACCACGACGACCAACGTCGGGGCCGCCGTCGCCGCGCCGCACGTCCCGGGAGCCCCCGAGGACGACGGAGGGCAGCTGCCGGCCCCGTACGGCGTCTCGGCCCACCCGTACCTCACGCGATCCGTGCCGCTGGACGAGTGCGTCCTCACCGTCCCGGCCGCGACCGTCCTCGACGCCGACCCCGAGTCGATGGCCCCCGCGGGCCGGCGACCGATCGAGGGCACGGAGTGGGACTGGCGCGAGGGCCGCCCGGTGGGGGAGACCTCCACCGACAACGCCTACACGGGCCTGCCCGACGGCCTGTGGGAGGTCCGACTCGCCGGCGGCGAGCCCGGTACCGTCGTCATGACGGCCGAGGCGCCGTGGGTGCAGGTGTACACCGGCGAGCACCTCTTCCGCCGCGGCGTCGCCGTCGAGCCCATGACCTGCCCCCCGAACTCCTTCAACACGGGGGACGACCTCGTCACTCTCGCGGTGGGGGAGTCGCACTCATTCAGCTACTCGCTGCGCGAGGACCGCTGA
- a CDS encoding potassium channel family protein, with the protein MPASTDRTDSTLVIGLGRFGSAVAATLDRLGREVLAVESDPLIVRQWTGRIPLVEADATDMEALEQLGATEFGTAVVGAASSLEASVLIAGNLVDLETPQIWAKAVSRAHGRILRRIGCHHVVYPEFDAGQRAAHLVSGRMLDYIEMEKGGFTIVKMRPPRELVGFTIGESKIRSRYGVTVFGLMSPGEPFEYAAPDTLVSAEDVLVVGGDAALLERFANRG; encoded by the coding sequence ATGCCCGCCAGCACCGACCGCACCGACTCGACCCTCGTCATCGGGCTCGGCCGCTTCGGCTCGGCCGTCGCCGCGACCCTCGACCGCCTCGGTCGCGAGGTGCTCGCCGTCGAGTCCGACCCGCTCATCGTGCGCCAGTGGACCGGCCGCATCCCGCTCGTCGAGGCCGACGCCACGGACATGGAGGCCCTCGAGCAGCTCGGCGCGACCGAGTTCGGCACCGCCGTCGTCGGCGCCGCGAGCTCGCTGGAGGCGAGCGTCCTCATCGCCGGCAACCTCGTCGACCTCGAGACGCCGCAGATCTGGGCGAAGGCCGTCTCCCGCGCCCACGGCCGCATCCTGCGCCGCATCGGCTGCCACCACGTCGTCTACCCCGAGTTCGACGCCGGGCAGCGCGCAGCGCACCTCGTCTCCGGCCGCATGCTTGACTACATCGAGATGGAGAAGGGCGGCTTCACCATCGTCAAGATGCGCCCGCCGCGCGAGCTCGTCGGCTTCACCATCGGCGAGTCGAAGATCCGCTCGCGCTACGGCGTGACGGTCTTCGGCCTCATGAGCCCGGGCGAGCCCTTCGAGTACGCCGCGCCGGACACGCTCGTGTCCGCTGAGGACGTTCTCGTCGTGGGCGGCGACGCCGCGCTCCTCGAGCGCTTCGCCAACCGGGGCTGA